From one Enterobacter kobei genomic stretch:
- the holA gene encoding DNA polymerase III subunit delta, whose product MLKLYPEQLRAQLNEGLRAAYLLLGNDPLLLQESQDLVRAAAVAQGFDEHHSVNIDASTDWSTLFSLCQAMSLFASRQTLLIQLPDNGPNAAINEQLATLISLLHDDLLLMVRGNKLTKAQENAAWFTALADRSVMVTCQTPEQAQLPRWVANRAKQNNLQLDDAASQLLCYCYEGNLLALAQALDRLALLWPDGKLTLPRVEQAVNDAAHFTPFHWVDTLLAGKSKRALHILQQLRLEGCEPVILLRTLQRELLLLVTLKRQSASTPLRTLFDKHRVWQNRRAVTTEALNRLSEEQLRHAVHLLSRTELTVKQDYGQSVWAELEGLSLLLCHKALADIFIDG is encoded by the coding sequence ATGCTGAAGCTGTACCCCGAACAACTCCGCGCGCAGCTCAATGAAGGGCTGCGCGCGGCGTATCTGCTACTTGGTAATGATCCGCTGTTATTGCAGGAAAGTCAGGATTTGGTGCGCGCTGCGGCGGTCGCACAGGGATTCGACGAGCATCACAGCGTGAACATTGATGCCAGCACCGACTGGTCTACCCTCTTTTCGCTGTGCCAGGCGATGAGCCTGTTTGCCAGCCGTCAGACGCTGTTAATACAGCTTCCCGACAACGGCCCGAATGCCGCCATCAATGAACAGCTCGCCACGCTGATCAGTCTGCTGCATGACGATCTGCTGCTGATGGTGCGGGGCAACAAACTGACCAAAGCGCAGGAAAATGCGGCCTGGTTTACCGCGCTGGCGGATCGCTCAGTGATGGTCACCTGCCAGACGCCGGAACAGGCACAGCTGCCCCGCTGGGTGGCGAACCGCGCAAAACAGAATAACCTTCAGCTTGATGACGCCGCGAGCCAGCTGCTGTGCTACTGCTATGAAGGCAACCTGCTGGCGCTGGCGCAGGCGCTGGATCGCCTGGCGCTGCTGTGGCCTGATGGTAAGCTAACATTGCCGCGTGTAGAACAGGCGGTGAATGACGCAGCGCACTTTACGCCGTTTCACTGGGTGGATACGCTACTCGCCGGGAAAAGCAAACGTGCGCTGCATATCCTGCAACAATTGCGCCTTGAAGGCTGCGAACCGGTGATCCTGCTACGTACCCTGCAACGGGAACTGCTGCTGCTGGTGACGTTAAAGCGTCAGTCAGCCAGCACGCCGCTTCGCACGCTGTTTGATAAACATCGCGTCTGGCAGAACCGCCGGGCCGTGACCACCGAGGCGCTGAACCGGCTCAGTGAGGAACAGTTACGCCATGCGGTACATTTGCTCTCCCGCACCGAATTAACGGTGAAGCAGGACTACGGGCAATCGGTATGGGCGGAGCTGGAAGGACTTTCTCTGCTACTCTGTCATAAAGCACTGGCCGACATTTTTATTGATGGTTGA
- the nadD gene encoding nicotinate-nucleotide adenylyltransferase, with amino-acid sequence MNQLQALFGGTFDPVHYGHLKPVEALANLIGLSRVIIMPNNVPPHRPQPEASALQRKTMIQRAIADKPLFTLDERELQRDTPSWSSQTLQAWREEQGPTRPLAFIIGQDSLLSFPTWHRYETILDNCHLLVCRRPGYPQQMADEAHQQWLEQHLTHRIDDLHALPAGKIFLAETPWLNISATLIRERLSHGEACDDLLPESVLDYIKQQGLYR; translated from the coding sequence ATGAATCAGTTACAGGCATTGTTTGGCGGCACCTTTGATCCGGTTCACTACGGGCATCTTAAACCCGTGGAAGCGCTGGCAAACCTGATCGGTCTGTCGCGCGTCATTATCATGCCCAATAACGTGCCGCCGCACCGCCCGCAGCCGGAAGCCAGCGCACTGCAACGTAAGACGATGATCCAGCGCGCCATAGCCGATAAGCCGCTGTTTACCCTCGACGAGCGGGAACTGCAACGCGATACGCCCTCCTGGTCATCGCAGACCCTACAGGCGTGGCGGGAAGAGCAAGGTCCGACGCGGCCACTGGCTTTTATTATCGGTCAGGACTCCCTGCTCTCTTTCCCCACCTGGCACCGCTATGAAACCATCCTCGATAACTGCCATTTACTGGTCTGTCGTCGGCCTGGCTATCCACAGCAGATGGCAGATGAGGCCCACCAGCAGTGGCTTGAGCAGCATCTGACGCACCGTATCGACGATCTGCATGCCCTGCCCGCCGGGAAGATTTTCCTTGCGGAAACGCCGTGGCTGAATATCTCTGCCACGCTGATCCGCGAACGGCTGTCGCACGGCGAAGCCTGCGACGATTTGCTGCCGGAAAGCGTGCTGGATTACATCAAACAGCAGGGCCTGTATCGTTAA